From the Bacteroidia bacterium genome, one window contains:
- a CDS encoding Txe/YoeB family addiction module toxin: protein MKRIFAEQAWEDYLHWQKHDDAILRRINDLIRDIQRTPFTGLGKPERLRHALSGYWSRRITEEHRIVYTVREDTVLIAQLRYHY from the coding sequence GTGAAGCGTATCTTTGCCGAGCAGGCCTGGGAGGATTACCTGCATTGGCAGAAACATGACGACGCCATCCTCCGCCGTATCAATGATCTCATTCGCGATATACAGCGGACGCCGTTCACAGGCCTGGGCAAACCCGAGCGACTCCGGCATGCCCTGAGCGGATACTGGTCCCGCCGCATCACCGAAGAACACCGCATCGTGTATACCGTGCGCGAGGATACCGTGCTGATCGCACAGTTGCGGTATCATTATTGA
- a CDS encoding type II toxin-antitoxin system prevent-host-death family antitoxin codes for MKAISYTAARQNLAKVMEGVCGDKQPVIVTRTNNPSVVVLSLEEYEALEETAHLLRSPKNARRLLEAMLELEEGRGVSRELSE; via the coding sequence ATGAAAGCCATATCATATACCGCCGCAAGGCAAAACCTCGCGAAAGTGATGGAGGGCGTGTGCGGCGACAAGCAGCCGGTCATCGTTACGCGGACGAACAATCCGAGTGTGGTTGTTCTTTCGCTTGAGGAATACGAAGCGCTCGAGGAAACCGCGCATCTGCTTCGTTCGCCGAAAAACGCGCGGCGATTGCTAGAAGCAATGCTCGAACTCGAAGAGGGCCGTGGTGTGTCGCGGGAGCTGTCGGAGTGA
- a CDS encoding T9SS type A sorting domain-containing protein, translating to MDGTIVISNTINYSLLVSRDDGTSWQDIRPPGKSYVYTLYLHSTNPEIILLQKLNSTVRSLDGGKTWSEFDVPAASRSSYISSIRDDKLLFRIFTGRENVLLYESTDTARTWHAVTIDTVKVHGYDCERFGIEGKIFCFRDSIIFMQPCYVPLRSTDTGKTFIQLSEIQFIDIVQVGEELVALHPMHGVQRSLDYGDTWMPVPGQPDLLRFGDIEYAHARGDTMFALVSDRLGESDRTSYVLESDDGGYTWYTLFETESAYDLQVDAGSPARYYLHAQTTDGTYALISGVAGQTAPDTLLLTRSVPRPTDLFPPRTFRCIPSERFPGWIYASKHTSSFGWSSDRGVTWQWRSLPISISGVAPWPSQIDPQRILIAAKEADPLTVGYAGLYLTEDGGATFQYVNADEALGAYCHRQLFVTETDRIFHRYPPDTSSTDYGRSWSAFRDGFLDPPTTMQKFQTHGNVLAETDVGMYIVDGERWRLLRDPSGASVWNREMHEMTTSKKIYVDLDGRHLYVLIPVHGLYRCEIDQTTGIGSDEHPVTRDFVLGVYPNPARDNVSFRWRDASSVPGVLHVYDLLGRMVWQYQPMTGLNMATWNLKDLGHTRVPPGVYLVRTKSNKSTSSRMFIVR from the coding sequence ATGGATGGCACGATCGTGATCTCGAATACGATCAATTACTCACTCCTCGTTTCCAGAGACGACGGCACCTCATGGCAGGATATTCGTCCTCCAGGTAAATCGTATGTATACACATTGTATCTCCATAGCACCAATCCTGAGATTATTTTACTTCAAAAGCTGAATTCCACGGTTCGGTCACTTGACGGGGGTAAAACCTGGTCCGAATTTGACGTTCCGGCGGCAAGTCGGTCATCATATATATCCTCCATTAGAGACGACAAACTGTTGTTTCGCATCTTCACTGGAAGAGAGAACGTGCTTCTCTACGAGAGTACGGACACAGCGCGGACATGGCACGCTGTTACCATCGATACGGTCAAGGTTCACGGCTACGATTGCGAGAGATTCGGCATCGAAGGGAAAATTTTCTGCTTCCGGGATTCAATTATCTTCATGCAGCCGTGTTACGTCCCTCTGCGATCCACGGATACCGGGAAGACGTTTATTCAGCTTTCGGAAATACAGTTTATCGATATCGTGCAAGTGGGAGAGGAACTCGTCGCTCTGCATCCGATGCACGGTGTTCAGCGGTCGTTGGATTATGGCGACACGTGGATGCCTGTGCCCGGTCAACCGGATCTGTTGCGTTTCGGCGATATCGAATATGCTCATGCCAGAGGCGATACGATGTTCGCGCTGGTGTCGGACAGGTTGGGTGAAAGCGACAGAACGAGCTATGTTTTGGAAAGCGACGACGGCGGATATACATGGTACACATTGTTCGAAACGGAATCCGCGTACGATTTGCAGGTCGATGCCGGCAGTCCCGCGCGATACTACCTGCATGCGCAGACGACGGACGGTACGTACGCCCTGATTTCGGGCGTGGCTGGCCAGACAGCGCCGGATACACTGCTCCTGACGAGATCGGTACCTCGACCAACGGACCTTTTTCCTCCCAGAACCTTCCGTTGCATCCCCTCTGAGCGCTTTCCAGGTTGGATCTATGCATCGAAGCATACGTCGTCCTTCGGGTGGTCGTCCGATCGCGGCGTCACCTGGCAGTGGCGGTCGTTGCCGATCAGCATCTCCGGCGTCGCTCCCTGGCCGTCGCAAATCGATCCGCAGCGCATCCTGATTGCGGCCAAGGAAGCGGACCCGCTCACCGTCGGGTACGCGGGACTCTATCTCACGGAGGATGGCGGCGCAACATTCCAATACGTGAACGCCGATGAAGCGTTGGGTGCGTATTGCCACCGGCAGTTGTTCGTCACAGAGACGGACCGCATCTTTCATCGCTATCCTCCCGATACCAGCTCAACGGATTACGGACGCAGTTGGTCGGCGTTCAGGGATGGATTTCTTGATCCGCCAACGACGATGCAGAAATTCCAGACGCATGGCAACGTCCTGGCGGAAACCGATGTGGGTATGTATATCGTCGACGGCGAGCGCTGGCGCCTTCTTCGCGATCCGAGTGGCGCATCCGTTTGGAACAGGGAGATGCATGAGATGACAACATCAAAAAAGATATATGTGGATCTCGATGGACGGCATCTGTACGTGCTCATCCCCGTCCATGGCCTCTACCGCTGCGAGATTGATCAAACGACGGGAATAGGAAGTGATGAGCATCCCGTCACACGCGACTTCGTTCTCGGCGTATATCCCAATCCGGCGAGGGACAATGTTAGCTTCCGATGGCGGGATGCTTCATCAGTCCCGGGCGTATTGCACGTGTACGATCTTCTTGGCAGGATGGTATGGCAATACCAACCGATGACGGGACTCAACATGGCAACGTGGAATCTGAAGGACCTCGGGCATACGCGTGTACCACCGGGTGTGTATCTCGTACGAACGAAATCGAACAAGTCCACGTCGTCGCGAATGTTTATTGTGCGCTAA